A stretch of Peteryoungia algae DNA encodes these proteins:
- a CDS encoding DUF1499 domain-containing protein: MHVRYDRPVSRSAFLARRMALFSLGMLVVVVLAHRFGPLATPDFVLLVLACALPAALSVPLALLGLARLWQIGALGGVAAVWALIYAALPLALPGYGYYLYVTKPQLTEVATDLLDRPAWVSVPAAEQHLLPRPALPENADAAQLAAYPGLNGRRYEGAIDRVYDAVRKVAAANRLVVTASRGEEYGLPALELRPTTGTGIEGDTPGSSEEALPESGPLPTARPEPSLLVPFDDGEPEGTARLQFSTRTLVFGLPFDAVVRLREEAEMTLVDMRVAARYGQHDLGISDRIAEDFLHALDAELLGIAGN, from the coding sequence TGACCGTCCGGTGTCCCGGTCCGCCTTTCTCGCGCGGCGGATGGCGCTGTTTTCGCTGGGCATGCTGGTGGTCGTGGTGCTGGCTCATCGCTTCGGACCACTCGCGACGCCTGATTTCGTCCTGCTGGTGCTGGCATGTGCCCTGCCGGCGGCACTTTCGGTGCCGCTTGCGCTTCTGGGGCTGGCGCGGCTTTGGCAGATCGGGGCCCTGGGCGGGGTCGCTGCTGTCTGGGCGTTGATCTATGCCGCCCTGCCGCTCGCGCTGCCGGGTTACGGCTATTATCTCTACGTCACCAAGCCGCAGCTCACCGAGGTGGCGACCGATCTTCTGGACCGACCTGCCTGGGTCTCCGTGCCGGCGGCGGAGCAGCATCTTCTTCCGCGCCCCGCTCTGCCCGAGAATGCCGATGCAGCGCAGCTCGCCGCCTATCCCGGGCTCAATGGTCGCCGCTATGAGGGGGCGATCGACCGCGTTTACGACGCGGTGCGCAAGGTGGCGGCGGCGAACCGGCTGGTGGTGACGGCGAGCCGCGGGGAGGAATACGGCCTGCCGGCGCTGGAGCTTCGGCCGACGACGGGGACGGGGATCGAGGGAGACACGCCCGGTTCCTCCGAAGAGGCTTTGCCGGAAAGCGGTCCGCTGCCCACCGCCCGGCCAGAGCCCAGCCTATTGGTGCCGTTCGACGACGGCGAACCGGAAGGTACGGCACGACTTCAGTTTTCGACCCGTACGCTGGTCTTCGGCCTTCCCTTCGATGCGGTGGTGCGGCTGCGTGAAGAGGCCGAGATGACGCTGGTCGACATGCGCGTGGCCGCCCGTTACGGCCAGCACGATCTCGGCATCAGCGACCGCATCGCCGAGGATTTCCTGCATGCGCTGGATGCAGAGCTTCTGGGCATTGCCGGGAACTGA